TAAATCATCCATCCGTAATTTTTTAAAAAACCTGCCTCAATATCCTTCCTTTCGAACTTTTCGTTATAGAGACTCTGGAACAGTCTTTTATCGGATACCTTCTGAAAATGATGGAGCAGATTCTCATGCTCATTTAATATGCTCTCATTCAGCTTCTCGATAGTCGGCGCCGTAAGAATCATAAGAAGCTGATTCTTTGCCCAGAGATCATGCTTGTTTATAACTGAAATCGAATCTGAATTAATCAGTTCTTTAACATCCGGACTTATCATGCCTGTTATATATTTTGAAGTTTCCGATTCTGAATTCAACGGAGCCAGAATGATAATATTCTTCTTATTCCTGTACTTCTCAATCTCAAAAATCTCTTTTCGTGTAAGATAAAAAAGGTTCTCCGGCTGAGGTGTATAAATTATTTTTCCGAAAACTGTAAGTAAAGAACTTTCAAGCTGGTAAAACTCAGTTGAGTCTGCAAATACAATTATCTCATCTTCATTTCCCACAGCAGGTTTAAGTGATTGGTCGCATGAGATAAAAAGCGTTGTTGTTATAATTAACAAGAG
This Melioribacteraceae bacterium DNA region includes the following protein-coding sequences:
- a CDS encoding DUF4837 family protein, giving the protein MKKENLNRMKFNSIKILLLLIITTTLFISCDQSLKPAVGNEDEIIVFADSTEFYQLESSLLTVFGKIIYTPQPENLFYLTRKEIFEIEKYRNKKNIIILAPLNSESETSKYITGMISPDVKELINSDSISVINKHDLWAKNQLLMILTAPTIEKLNESILNEHENLLHHFQKVSDKRLFQSLYNEKFERKDIEAGFLKNYGWMIYVQSDYYLALDKPEDNFVWLRRSPGTDMERWIFVHWIDNASPAMLNRDSVYSIRNRLTQKYYRSSDDASHVEISDDYKTTLEVNFLNRYALMTQGLWRMNDGSMGGPFINYAFYDQQTKRLYILDGSIYAPKYYKKKLIQQVDVILQSFLAGREVKSDVKEELMEELN